A section of the Dromaius novaehollandiae isolate bDroNov1 chromosome 6, bDroNov1.hap1, whole genome shotgun sequence genome encodes:
- the MMRN2 gene encoding multimerin-2: MLVKFLLIYSTIGLAKLVKHSNHHGHHDGSLHSSQPQTYETSTYPQWTPLQQAEEGYWEAEVLREDTPDYPSSSISSHQKEREDFEAESPQSRNENWCSFMQSRLVTYIEACMKEKYIVNSQQPCPNGAPNCQKIVYRTALKPVYQVKQKVLKSLQWKCCPGFIGKDCEQRDPNFILVPATETEGLEEEEFSNHMATSVDSREILEVIQNHEALLDDLQNDIHEAVGNLGDLQRIFENNGTSMVLEVNQSKSELQERLLQQILFPHMENFLRKHFNPMWASFNRSLQNLSSMVRNLSHAVEANKKSIERFHESTVPKKEFQELGTKFESKVQENLVKVDQVKRDIDNQLQMQQANIHYNLTMIKADTDTKLKKYHKIQQSHFLTLNNSITNMKQEQNNFENKFETLKRNLTELFSHHGPKDETTQLNIKQISDILTGHAKQLKELYMESDVAFQNIVVLERWFKELKKNISKYRPEDLTIALMEKSLIIEENKAATERQISELNYTLSNLRENYSDLLRYMEECNCQKISSDTDLLDENLKNLTYSLEGTQSNLTDMKHLESVFKDLLRNEMEELSSAFPSIHQSLNLRQEENRQLQSQVKAFSEDIGFLKKEDEEIHRHIKYLNSSFSSLLDDAMRHEAALEALLGEEFMEVLFEDDPSTLISSVVQLQESLRHTAEKLQEQNVTLESLAKRFHLLERGQQNHHDARRSPKHPKEETQTSAALDEANGQHGNVEHMEPNYEAAKDDSLDSSGYNDMMTLKNDIKHLSLAIQRHESRADNNLCCNHTIVNVVEPLNVSVEILSADLATIKQKLEEHLLIFKKLFGSNEELVASNISLDITRIQSMLTRKVRRQQKGQDKQRDKKKSEKHRENMQTTSGRNTVQTELSEKDSSVAFHVGFSEGKDKGKTLRFNETYLNYGNSYFPEHGYFKAPHKGVYLFVISVEFSSGPAVGQLSFSRGYQRTLSSSQRKTANGNTMTTFAMAEMEKGERVWFELLQGSVVKRSPSGTTMGGFLIFKT; this comes from the exons ATGCTAGTGAAGTTTTTGCTCATCTATAGTACAATAGGACTGGCAAAATTAGTCAAACACTCGAACCATCATGGACACCATGATGGTTCTTTGCACAGCTCACAGCCACAAACGTATGAGACTTCTACGTACCCTCAGTGGACCCCTCTACAACAGGCAGAAGAAGGTTATTGGGAGGCAGAAGTGCTCAGGGAGGATACTCCAGACTATCCTTCCAGTTCAATCTCCTCacatcaaaaagagagagaagatttCGAAGCTGAAAGCCCACAGTCCCGAAATGA GAATTGGTGTTCCTTCATGCAGTCCCGACTGGTGACATACATAGAAGCGTGCATGAAGGAGAAGTACATCGTCAACTCTCAACAGCCCTGTCCAAATGGAGCACCAAACTGCCAGAAGATCGT GTACAGAACAGCCTTGAAGCCAGTCTATCAAGTGAAACAGAAGGTTTTGAAGTCTTTACAGTGGAAGTGCTGCCCTGGATTTATTGGCAAGGACTGTGAACAGCGTG ATCCCAATTTTATTCTGGTGCCAGCAACCGAGACTGAAGGACTGGAAGAGGAGGAGTTCTCAAACCACA TGGCAACATCAGTGGATTCAAGAGAAATATTGGAAGTCATTCAAAATCATGAGGCATTACTGGATGATCTTCAAAATGATATTCATGAAGCAGTCGGCAACTTAGGTGACTTGCAAAGAATATTTGAAAACAATGGTACAAGCATGGTGTTAGAGGTGAACCAGAGTAAATCAG AGTTACAGGAAAGGCTTCTGCAGCAAATTCTGTTTCCCCACATGGAGAATTTTCTAAGGAAACATTTTAACCCAATGTGGGCAAGCTTCAACAGAAGCTTGCAGAACCTCTCCAGCATGGTGAGAAACCTGTCCCACGCTGTGGAAGCCAACAAGAAAAGCATCGAGAGATTCCATGAAAGCACTGTGCCTAAGAAGGAGTTCCAGGAGCTGGGAACTAAGTTTGAATCTAAAGTTCAAGAAAATTTGGTGAAAGTTGATCAGGTGAAAAGGGATATAGATAATCAATTGCAAATGCAGCAGGCTAACATTCACTATAATCTCACCATGATCAAGGCAGATACTGACACAAAGCTGAAGAAATATCACAAGATACAGCAGTCCCATTTCTTAACTTTGAACAACAGCATAACAAACATGAAACAAGagcaaaacaattttgaaaataaatttgagactttgaaaagaaatttaaCAGAACTCTTCTCACATCATGGTCCCAAAGATGAAACTACCCAGTTAAACATCAAACAAATAAGTGACATTCTGACAGGGCATGCAAAGCAGCTGAAAGAACTTTACATGGAATCAGATGTGGCCTTTCAGAATATTGTGGTTTTAGAGAGATGgtttaaggaattaaaaaaaaatatctcaAAGTATAGGCCAGAAGATCTTACAATAGCTTTAATGGAGAAATCACTTATTATTgaggaaaacaaagcagcaacGGAAAGGCAGATATCAGAGCTCAACTACACTCTCTCAAATCTTCGAGAAAACTATTCAGATCTGTTGAGGTACATGGAAGAGTGCAATTGTCAGAAAATATCTTCTGACACTGATTTACTGGACGAAAATTTAAAGAATCTCACTTATTCCCTTGAAGGCACCCAATCAAACTTAACGGATATGAAACACTTAGAGTCAGTTTTCAAGGATCTCTTGAGGAATGAAATGGAAGAGCTCTCCTCAGCTTTTCCATCTATCCATCAGTCCCTTAATCTCCGTCAAGAAGAAAACAGACAGCTTCAGTCACAAGTTAAGGCTTTTTCAGAAGATATTGGCTTCttgaaaaaggaagatgaagaaatTCATAGACACATCAAGTATCTCAATAGTTCTTTCAGCTCTCTTTTGGATGATGCAATGCGGCACGAAGCTGCACTGGAGGCTTTATTAGGAGAAGAATTTATGGAAGTCTTGTTTGAAGATGATCCTAGTACCCTAATATCATCAGTAGTTCAGCTGCAAGAATCTCTCAGGCACACTGCAGAGAAACTCCAAGAACAAAATGTGACTTTAGAATCCCTTGCCAAGAGATTTCACCTCTTGGAGAGAGGTCAACAGAATCATCATGATGCTCGTAGATCTCCTAAGCATCCCAAAGAGGAAACACAAACATCTGCTGCTCTGGATGAAGCTAATGGTCAACATGGCAATGTGGAACATATGGAACCTAACTATGAGGCTGCCAAAGATGACTCCTTGGATAGCTCAGGATATAATGATATGATGACTCTAAAGAATGATATCAAACATCTGAGCCTGGCAATCCAGAGGCATGAATCAAGAGCCGACAACAATCTTTGCTGCAATCATACGATAGTCAATGTAGTGGAGCCACTCAACGTTTCTGTGGAAATTCTCTCAGCAGATTTAGCAACCATCAAACAGAAGCTGGAGGAGCAtctgctgatttttaaaaagctgtttggaAGCAATGAAGAGTTAGTTGCCTCAAATATAAGTCTGGATATTACAAGGATTCAGTCAATGCTGACCAGAAAAGTGAGAAGGCAACAGAAAGGTCAGGACaagcaaagagacaaaaaaaagtctgaaaagcacagagaaaatatGCAGACAACAAGTGGAAGAAACACAGTACAGACAGAACTTTCAGAAAAAG ACTCATCGGTGGCGTTCCACGTGGGATTCTCAGAAGGAAAGGATAAAGGAAAAACTCTGAGGTTTAATGAAACATACCTCAATTATGGAAATAGCTATTTCCCTGAACATGGCTACTTTAAAGCACCACATAAAGGTGTCTATCTGTTTGTCATTTCTGTGGAGTTTAGTTCAGGACCAGCAGTAGGACAACTCTCTTTTAGCCGTGGGTACCAAAGAACTCTCTCAAGTAGTcagaggaaaacagcaaatgGAAATACCATGACTACTTTTGCTATGGCAGAGATGGAGAAGGGGGAAAGAGTATGGTTTGAATTGCTGCAGGGCTCTGTAGTGAAACGGAGCCCATCTGGGACAACAATGGGTGGATTCCTAATATTTAAAACTTGA